In Neokomagataea tanensis, one genomic interval encodes:
- a CDS encoding ATP-binding protein yields MTSIILGQGRDGSSIELDLPELLATRLLVQGNSGSGKSHLLRRLLEQTANVVQQVMIDPEGDFVTLAEHYGHLVIDVEDQSEASLRAAGERVRAHRASVVLNLEHVEAEMQLRAAGAFLNGMFEAPRAHWYPVLVVVDEAQLFAPVAGGDTTDEARRLSLGAMTNLMCRGRKRGLAGVIATQRLAKLAKNVAAEASNFLMGRTFLDIDMARAADLLGMERRTAESFRDLARGQFMALGPALSRRPKLVAIGSVETASHATGPILVPLEPVPAEELRDIILEPIAELSPRPRRENRPPPPDLLAQLDAYGTNRDAAEISTATATTTIEADPDTLWSLVSEVASGDDADYKPLATLYQDFQLRARILGLPRTILDLPSFQRILINSRVGLDRSRAETEEWQQAEHVAHTLPEDVRGVFLLLARHAWDALPCPDDDALARAYGTHSLGRARRQLNYLEEREVIVLQQTSSQRRVAIVGIGWSTT; encoded by the coding sequence ATGACCTCCATCATTCTCGGACAGGGCCGCGACGGCTCCTCCATCGAACTCGACCTCCCCGAACTCCTCGCAACGCGACTTCTCGTGCAAGGCAACTCTGGTTCAGGAAAATCGCACCTCTTGCGGCGCCTGCTGGAACAAACAGCCAATGTCGTGCAGCAGGTTATGATCGACCCCGAGGGGGATTTCGTTACTCTTGCCGAGCATTACGGACATCTGGTCATTGATGTAGAGGACCAAAGCGAGGCAAGCCTCCGCGCTGCCGGTGAACGCGTACGCGCACACCGCGCATCCGTGGTTTTAAACCTCGAACACGTGGAAGCAGAAATGCAGCTTCGTGCAGCGGGGGCCTTTCTGAATGGGATGTTTGAAGCACCCCGCGCCCACTGGTATCCTGTCCTCGTCGTGGTGGACGAAGCTCAACTATTTGCACCAGTTGCTGGCGGGGACACTACAGACGAAGCACGGCGCCTTTCCCTTGGCGCGATGACAAACCTCATGTGCCGCGGCCGTAAACGCGGGCTTGCAGGCGTCATTGCAACGCAACGCCTCGCGAAGCTAGCCAAAAACGTCGCCGCCGAAGCCTCCAACTTCCTTATGGGCCGCACATTTCTCGACATTGATATGGCCCGTGCAGCAGATTTGCTGGGCATGGAACGCCGCACAGCTGAATCCTTCCGGGACTTGGCACGCGGTCAATTTATGGCCCTCGGGCCAGCTTTATCCCGGCGCCCGAAGCTAGTCGCCATCGGGAGCGTAGAAACGGCCAGCCATGCCACCGGCCCTATTCTCGTGCCCTTAGAGCCGGTACCAGCGGAAGAACTGCGCGATATAATTCTTGAACCTATCGCAGAGCTTTCTCCACGCCCACGCCGGGAAAACCGCCCGCCGCCGCCTGACCTTCTCGCTCAGTTGGATGCATACGGCACAAACCGCGATGCCGCCGAAATCAGCACCGCGACCGCTACTACGACCATTGAAGCTGACCCAGATACGCTTTGGTCCCTAGTTTCAGAAGTCGCGTCCGGCGATGATGCTGACTATAAACCGTTAGCAACGCTCTACCAAGATTTTCAGCTAAGAGCGCGCATATTGGGCCTACCAAGGACAATATTAGACCTTCCCAGCTTCCAGCGCATACTTATTAATTCCCGCGTCGGTTTGGACCGTTCACGCGCGGAAACGGAAGAATGGCAGCAGGCAGAGCACGTTGCCCATACCTTACCTGAAGATGTCAGGGGGGTATTTCTCTTGCTCGCACGTCATGCTTGGGATGCTTTGCCCTGCCCGGACGATGATGCTCTTGCTAGAGCTTACGGCACACATTCTTTGGGGCGTGCGCGCCGACAATTAAACTATTTGGAAGAACGTGAAGTCATTGTGCTTCAGCAAACATCATCTCAACGAAGGGTTGCTATCGTTGGTATTGGATGGAGTACAACCTGA
- a CDS encoding TIGR03862 family flavoprotein → MIPKRTIDIIGAGPAGLMAAEHLASAGYDVHIYDAMPSVGRKLLMAGRSGLNLTHAEALETFLKRYGAARAYLEPSIRAFPPTALQEWAENLGQPCFTGSSGRIFPKALKASPLLRAWLSRLNTLGATLHTRHHFTHFSEQGNHFSTLHGEIITTPSATLLALGGASWSRLGSNGAWVSLFPGLTTAFAPSNCGFIPSWPAEFRQRHNGSILHGIALKHNQQIRRGDLTVTERGLEGSALYSLTPNLRDDLISKGRAEVTLDLRPTLTLQQIEQRLTAQRPRESLSNRLRKALALDSISRELVRDATPKNASPHQLAVAIKALPLTLTGTDALDRAISTAGGLKLTELDSRFMLKAQPGLFAAGEMLDWEAPTGGYLLQACFSTGRMAAQGMIDWLESQDSAIRFSP, encoded by the coding sequence TATGACGCCATGCCCAGCGTCGGGCGTAAATTGCTAATGGCAGGTCGTTCAGGACTGAACTTGACCCATGCCGAGGCTTTGGAAACATTCCTTAAACGCTATGGCGCTGCACGAGCCTATCTTGAGCCTTCTATCCGTGCATTTCCACCCACTGCCTTGCAGGAATGGGCGGAAAATTTGGGCCAACCCTGCTTTACAGGCTCTTCTGGGCGAATATTCCCTAAAGCTCTCAAAGCATCGCCTTTGCTGCGCGCATGGTTGAGCAGGCTTAATACGCTCGGAGCAACGCTTCATACCCGCCACCACTTCACGCACTTCTCGGAGCAGGGTAATCACTTTTCTACACTACACGGTGAGATAATCACGACCCCCAGTGCAACTCTTCTCGCCCTAGGTGGAGCCAGCTGGTCTCGTCTCGGATCAAATGGCGCCTGGGTTTCCCTATTTCCGGGTCTAACCACGGCTTTCGCGCCATCAAATTGCGGCTTCATTCCCTCTTGGCCAGCAGAATTTCGCCAGCGCCACAATGGAAGTATTCTCCACGGTATTGCCCTGAAGCACAATCAGCAAATACGACGTGGCGATCTAACGGTTACGGAACGAGGCTTAGAAGGCAGCGCACTCTATTCCCTAACACCCAATCTGCGTGATGACTTGATATCCAAAGGCCGAGCGGAGGTTACATTAGACCTTCGCCCTACTCTTACCTTGCAGCAAATCGAGCAAAGATTAACTGCTCAGCGCCCTCGTGAGAGCCTATCAAACCGTCTGCGTAAAGCCCTCGCACTGGACAGTATTTCTAGGGAGCTTGTGCGCGATGCCACCCCGAAAAATGCATCGCCACATCAATTAGCGGTCGCTATCAAAGCGCTGCCTCTAACATTAACCGGCACTGATGCACTCGATCGCGCCATTTCTACAGCCGGCGGCCTTAAACTCACAGAACTCGATAGCCGCTTCATGCTAAAAGCTCAGCCCGGCCTCTTTGCAGCTGGAGAAATGCTGGACTGGGAAGCCCCAACAGGCGGTTACTTATTGCAAGCCTGTTTTTCTACAGGCCGAATGGCAGCACAAGGCATGATCGACTGGCTCGAATCACAAGATTCCGCTATCCGCTTCAGCCCATGA
- a CDS encoding TonB-dependent receptor, with protein sequence MSGLLLRRRAQLALFCSPLAVAFASAYAAPAHHHAKKVSAAQASKTSAQYRSAPTAQPAPTRTIAATTVPAAHHAAPRSVNAAVSGNEQLIITARRTHSEQTIGRVQMQRELSGINPIKALSVLPGVVFNNADPWGNNEQNSSLIVHGFNQNQLGYTLDGIPLGDQAYGNYNGLSPQRAVISENVGATSIATGAGDLSTASTSNLGGSLQFSTQDPSHRRGAQVEQVFGSFSTFRTFARLDTGDFGNGNSAYVSFVRQDARSWDNPGSHQGGYQVNAKFRHDTAHDHLSVFFDWSDKVEPNEDPVTVTPNATNIPYTRPFLFPDLNAAKNYINSPNIKSLIASNNYRNYYGGAQREDFLAYAKWSHDFSENLHWDNNFYYHHNLGEGIIAGPATVAGLPTLFAAYYPGLNSQSLNNVFGGSGYATRTTEYWDNRGGLTSALRYHLHNHSIEVGGWYERNNNTQARRWYAFSFENPTTPYERQQNPLIKQYTNYFYTNTFVTHLQDVWQVSKNFSLMGGFKSTLVYTNGTLPVAALPGALSPKNAITVPGGQISTTKPFLPSFGATWTLTPHEQWFANIQQNVRSFQAAGYGNATPWGATSQAAFEDFRKNGKPETSWTYETGLREHRNLNLGPITGFEGQITYYHVHFSNRLLAIATSNVYSVAGAATILANVGSVDTNGVDVNGTIHLGSHFSLYDALSYNKSQYNANYLNNGNVVATAGKNVVNVPAWSNKFIASTNWGNAYGQFIGEYQGKRYTTFTNDMSTPSYKLFSMNAGYTFNNVPHVASLKVQGNITNLTGERGWSTVNAGAASGQYTAFPIAPRMFFLTVSGSL encoded by the coding sequence ATGTCGGGTCTTTTACTGCGTCGTCGCGCGCAACTTGCACTTTTCTGCTCCCCGCTCGCGGTTGCTTTTGCGTCGGCGTATGCTGCACCTGCGCATCACCATGCCAAAAAAGTTTCTGCCGCTCAGGCGTCTAAAACATCTGCGCAATACCGCTCAGCCCCTACGGCTCAGCCGGCACCAACACGCACAATTGCTGCTACGACAGTGCCCGCTGCCCACCATGCGGCACCACGCTCTGTAAATGCTGCAGTAAGCGGCAACGAACAGCTCATTATCACTGCGCGCCGCACTCACTCGGAACAAACCATTGGCCGGGTGCAAATGCAGCGTGAGCTCTCGGGTATTAACCCCATCAAAGCTTTGTCTGTATTGCCAGGTGTCGTGTTTAATAACGCTGACCCATGGGGCAACAACGAACAAAACTCATCGCTCATTGTTCACGGCTTTAACCAAAACCAACTTGGTTACACACTTGACGGCATCCCGCTGGGTGACCAGGCGTATGGTAACTATAACGGCCTTTCCCCGCAGCGTGCTGTTATCAGCGAAAACGTCGGCGCAACATCCATTGCCACCGGCGCGGGTGACCTCAGCACTGCTTCTACCTCCAATCTTGGCGGCTCACTCCAGTTCTCAACGCAAGACCCGTCCCACCGTCGCGGCGCACAAGTTGAGCAAGTCTTCGGTAGCTTCTCCACCTTCCGCACTTTTGCCCGCCTCGACACGGGTGATTTCGGCAATGGTAACAGCGCCTACGTCTCGTTCGTGCGACAAGATGCCCGCTCTTGGGACAACCCCGGCTCACATCAAGGCGGTTATCAGGTTAATGCGAAATTCCGTCACGACACGGCGCATGACCATCTTTCCGTGTTCTTCGACTGGTCTGATAAGGTCGAGCCAAACGAAGACCCTGTCACGGTCACACCAAATGCCACCAATATTCCTTACACACGCCCATTTCTGTTCCCTGACCTGAACGCCGCAAAAAACTATATTAACTCTCCCAACATCAAGAGCCTGATTGCGTCAAACAACTACCGCAATTATTACGGCGGCGCGCAGCGTGAAGACTTTTTAGCCTACGCCAAATGGTCCCATGATTTCAGTGAAAACCTGCACTGGGATAACAACTTCTATTACCACCACAACCTCGGTGAAGGCATTATCGCTGGCCCAGCAACCGTTGCTGGTCTGCCAACACTCTTTGCCGCCTATTACCCCGGCCTCAACTCACAAAGCCTAAACAACGTCTTTGGTGGTTCCGGCTACGCAACACGTACTACAGAATACTGGGACAATCGCGGCGGCCTCACTTCCGCACTACGCTACCACCTTCACAACCACTCCATCGAAGTTGGCGGTTGGTACGAGCGGAACAACAACACACAAGCCCGCCGCTGGTACGCATTCTCCTTCGAGAACCCAACCACACCGTATGAGCGCCAGCAAAACCCGCTGATCAAGCAATATACCAACTATTTCTATACCAATACATTCGTCACGCATCTGCAGGACGTATGGCAGGTTTCCAAGAACTTCTCTCTAATGGGCGGTTTCAAATCCACGCTGGTCTACACAAACGGCACACTCCCCGTTGCAGCCCTTCCCGGCGCGCTGTCACCTAAAAACGCCATTACAGTACCGGGTGGCCAGATCAGCACGACCAAGCCTTTCCTGCCGTCTTTCGGCGCCACATGGACCCTCACACCCCACGAACAGTGGTTCGCCAACATTCAGCAAAATGTACGCTCCTTCCAGGCTGCCGGTTACGGCAACGCAACCCCTTGGGGCGCGACAAGCCAAGCGGCGTTTGAAGATTTCCGTAAAAACGGCAAGCCCGAAACATCATGGACCTACGAAACAGGCCTGCGTGAACACCGCAACCTGAACCTTGGCCCCATCACCGGCTTTGAAGGTCAGATCACATATTACCACGTTCACTTCTCCAATCGTCTGCTCGCTATCGCAACCAGCAACGTCTATTCCGTCGCGGGTGCCGCCACCATTTTGGCCAATGTCGGCTCAGTGGATACAAACGGCGTGGACGTGAACGGAACCATTCACCTGGGTTCACATTTCTCACTATATGACGCGCTGTCGTATAATAAGTCTCAGTACAACGCGAATTACCTGAACAACGGTAATGTCGTTGCTACGGCGGGCAAAAACGTAGTGAACGTTCCCGCATGGAGCAATAAGTTTATTGCCAGCACCAACTGGGGCAATGCCTACGGCCAGTTTATCGGTGAATATCAGGGCAAGCGTTACACCACCTTCACCAACGATATGTCCACACCATCCTATAAGCTCTTCAGCATGAACGCTGGTTATACCTTCAACAACGTGCCGCATGTTGCATCTCTGAAGGTACAGGGTAACATCACCAATCTTACCGGTGAGCGTGGCTGGTCCACCGTCAATGCAGGAGCAGCAAGCGGCCAGTATACCGCATTCCCCATCGCGCCACGCATGTTCTTCCTGACTGTTAGCGGTTCCCTCTAA